One window of the Peromyscus maniculatus bairdii isolate BWxNUB_F1_BW_parent chromosome 18, HU_Pman_BW_mat_3.1, whole genome shotgun sequence genome contains the following:
- the LOC102927193 gene encoding olfactory receptor 6C4-like yields the protein MGQSLRFTVRAWGPESDVQKASSIIILTLLDSHLQTPMYFFLRYFSFLEISFTSTFTLRMLVSISTGIKTISFAGCFTQYFFAIFFGATESCLLTAMSYDHYVAICKPLHYTTIMSNRVCTLLVLCSWLSGFLIILFPIIMTSQLDLCASNVLSHYYCDYGPLIEIACSDTRLLERFDFLLAVVTLIVTLVLVILSYTCIIRTILKIPSAQQRKKAFSTCSSHMVVISLSYGSCIFMFIKPSATKGVAFNKGVAVLNTSVAPLLNPFIYILRNKQVKQAFNDVVRKIMHLYSF from the exons ATGGGTCAGTCTTTAAGGTTCACTGTTcgagcatggggacctgagtctgatgtccagaaagccag CTCCATCATCATCCTCACACTACTGGATTCCCACCTCCAgacacccatgtacttcttcctcaggtACTTCTCCTTCCTAGAAATCTCCTTCACATCCACTTTTACTCTTCGAATGCTCGTCAGCATCTCTACAGGAATTAAGACCATCAGCTTTGCTGGCTGCTTCACTCAGTACTTCTTTGCCATCTTCTTTGGAGCCACTGAATCCTGCCTTCTGACTGCCATGTCCTACGACcactatgtggccatctgcaaaccCCTGCACTACACCACCATCATGAGCAACAGGGTCTGCACCCTGCTGGTCCTCTGCTCTTGGCTGAGTGGCTTCCTAATCATCTTATTCCCCATCATCATGACCAGTCAGCTGGACCTCTGTGCATCCAATGTGCTCAGTCATTATTACTGTGACTATGGGCCCCTCATAGAAATAGCTTGCTCAGACACAAGACTGCTGGAACGCTTTGATTTTCTCTTAGCAGTGGTGACCTTGATAGTCACCCTGGTGCTGGTGATTCTCTCCTACACTTGCATCATCAGGACCATTCTGAAGATCCCTTCTgcacagcagaggaagaaggcCTTTTCCACATGTTCCTCCCACATGGTTGTCATCTCCCTCTCTTATGGAAGCTGCATCTTCATGTTCATAAAGCCTTCAGCAACAAAAGGAGTTGCCTTCAATAAGGGTGTGGCTGTGCTCAATACCTCAGTTGCCCCTTTACTGAACCCGTTCATTTACATTCTAAGGAATAAGCAAGTAAAACAAGCTTTCAATGATGTGGTCAGAAAAATAATGCATCTTTATTCCTTTTAG